TTTTTTGGTGTGGGAGGACACATGGCGAAGGAAAAATTTGAGCGCAAGAAGCCGCACGTGAACATCGGGACGATTGGTCACGTGGATCACGGCAAGACGACGCTCACGAGCGCGATCACGACGGTGTTGGCCGAGCAGGGGCGCGCCAAGCTGATGGCCTACGGCGAGATCGACAAGGCGCCGGAA
This sequence is a window from Candidatus Hydrogenedentota bacterium. Protein-coding genes within it:
- the tuf gene encoding elongation factor Tu (EF-Tu; promotes GTP-dependent binding of aminoacyl-tRNA to the A-site of ribosomes during protein biosynthesis; when the tRNA anticodon matches the mRNA codon, GTP hydrolysis results; the inactive EF-Tu-GDP leaves the ribosome and release of GDP is promoted by elongation factor Ts; many prokaryotes have two copies of the gene encoding EF-Tu), with the translated sequence MAKEKFERKKPHVNIGTIGHVDHGKTTLTSAITTVLAEQGRAKLMAYGEIDKAPE